The following DNA comes from Limnobacter sp. SAORIC-580.
ATGCCAAGTTTTCGGGCAGCGGTGACCCTTCAAGTTCAGCTCTCAATTCGCCAGCAAGTGCGACACAAGCAACCCACGTCGAATTGGCAATAGACGCCAGCGCAAGACGCATCTCGCGTGTTCGACAGAAAAAATTTGGATGATTTCCCGAGAAACCGGGAGAAGAATGGTGCCGCTTGTCGGATTCGAACTGACGACCTACCGCTTACAAGGCGGTTGCTCTACCAACTGAGCTAAAGCGGCACTTAAGAGAAGCGCTATTTTACTCGAGTCAGATGATTTTTTTTCTTCTGCCCGGGTTTTTTTGGTGTTTTTTCATCAGATTTATCTGATTTAGCCACAGACAAAGGCTGCGGGTCATCAGAGGCGCCCGAAACTGAACGTAACCCAGCTGGCTTGTCATCAGGATCGGTTGAAACGGGCTCATCCTCTTCATCAAGAATGAATTGCACCGCCTCGTTTCCGTCACCCTCAATTTCTGCCAATGGCTTCGATACTTCAAAAGCCATGCCATGCCCATTCTCACGCGCATAAATCGCACTGATTTGTTCAATTGGCACAAAAATTTCGCGAACTATCCCGCCAAATCGGGCTTCAAATTCAATCGCCGTATTGCCAAGGCTTAATTTGTTGGTGGCCAAGGGAGACGTGTTCAGCACAATCTCCCCGGCTTTTACAAATTCTTTCGGCACTTGAGTTTTCTCATTCACAGCCACGGCGAGGTAAGGCGTGTAGCCATTGTCGACACACCATTCGTGAATGGCTCGAATCAAATAAGGCTTTGTAGATACTTCAGTCACTGCTTTTTCCTCGACGTGTCCGGATGGCTACTCAGTGAGTATCCAATTAACGACGCATTACCTTTTCTGAAGGTGTCAATGCATCAATAAATGCAGGCTTCGCGAAAATACGTTCGGCATACTTCATCAATGGCGCAGCAGACTTGGGCAGTTCAATACCATAGTGCTCCAAACGCCACAGCAAGGGTGCCAAAGCAACATCAAGCATCGAGAACTCTTCGCCCAGCATGTATTTGCTTTTCACAAACACCGGGGCCAGTTGGGTGAGCTGCTCACGAATTGCCGACTTGGCTTTGTCCATGGCCTTGGGGTTACCTGCTTTTTCCAACACGCTCACATGTTGAAACAGTTCACGCTCAAAA
Coding sequences within:
- a CDS encoding ClpXP protease specificity-enhancing factor, translated to MTEVSTKPYLIRAIHEWCVDNGYTPYLAVAVNEKTQVPKEFVKAGEIVLNTSPLATNKLSLGNTAIEFEARFGGIVREIFVPIEQISAIYARENGHGMAFEVSKPLAEIEGDGNEAVQFILDEEDEPVSTDPDDKPAGLRSVSGASDDPQPLSVAKSDKSDEKTPKKPGQKKKNHLTRVK
- a CDS encoding glutathione S-transferase N-terminal domain-containing protein, encoding MMVLYSGTTCPFSQRCRFVLHEKGMDFEIKDIDLFNRPDDISVMNPYSQVPILVERDLILYESNIINEYIDERFPHPQLMPADPVMRARTRLFLFNFERELFQHVSVLEKAGNPKAMDKAKSAIREQLTQLAPVFVKSKYMLGEEFSMLDVALAPLLWRLEHYGIELPKSAAPLMKYAERIFAKPAFIDALTPSEKVMRR